DNA sequence from the Suricata suricatta isolate VVHF042 chromosome 14, meerkat_22Aug2017_6uvM2_HiC, whole genome shotgun sequence genome:
AGAGTGTGCTCTTTTTTGTTTCAGCCTTGAAAGTCTTGGGTATTagcattctttttattctttactaaCTTGACAGAGAAAACAATGTTAGTTTACTCTGTGTCAAAAAGTACCACCcagaagaaacattttctcaTGTTTAGTGTTAATTCCTCTTTTGTGAATCATCTGTGTTCTCAACCTATTTGTCTGCTACAATCTgtgttcttattcatttttacagTCTCATTGTGTAGTGAAGACATCATCCCTTAAttacactcccccccccccccgcccgccacacacacacatccacatcaAGGTAAACAGAAGGATTTCATGCCTTACCTGGTTTCTTGCCACCATAGAAGTGAGTGTATTCAGCACAGGTAATGTACCTAAAAAGGGAGAATCTTATTACCACCCCTCTTTATAAAGAAGACAGTCTCTGGAAATAATTGATGCCTAAATCATTTCACTCATTCAGCAGATGCTTATTAAACACCTAAAATGTGTCAGACACAACACAGGGATACACAAACTAATAAGCAAATATAAACAGTCCTACTTTGCTCTGAAGGAAGCCAGAAGCCTGATGATGCAAAGGGGCTAGCCATGTGAGGATGTGCAGGAAGaactttccaggcagagggacaaAGCAAGCTTATCACATATAAACGCCCTGACACAGGAAAAGCTGGTGTGTCTTCAAAAAAGGGTAAAGTCACTGAATAAGAGTGTGCAAGGGAGCATGTGGCAGCAGGTGAAGAAGGCTGGTGGTGGGACCCCAAGGGGCCCACAAGCTGTGTAATGGCTGCAGATCTGCGTTAAGTGGTATAAAAAGCTGCTGGAGGGGTCTGCGTAGGGCCTGACATGATCTAACATAAGTCCTCGAAGCATCACTCCTGCAGCTGTGTAGAGAGGGACAAGCAAGAGAGGCAACAGAAAACTAATCAGGAGGCAACTAAAAAGGTCAAAGGGGGAGATGGAATACACTCCACCTACTAAGGGGGTTGGTGGACTAGTGAGTGCTCCCATGTCGCGCACTCACTTCCTGGATGAGCCGCAGGATTTACTAATGAACAAACAGGAGGAGAGAGCCTCAGGAAAGAGGCACCAAAGCTAACTCCCAGCCTTCTGACCTGAGTAAACTAAGTAGCACTATGACCAGTGAGATAGGGAAAATGAGGGGGGAGCATATTAAATGTGagatgtcagggcacctgggtggctcagtcagctgagcctctgacttcatttcaggtcatgatctcgcagtctgtgagttcaagccccacaccgggctctgtgctgacagctcagtgtggctctgtgctgacagctcagagcctggagcctgctccactccatccctactcacgctctgtctcactttttcaaaaataaataaaaacatttttaaaaagtaaatgtgagATCTTTATCAAACATCCAACTggagatgtttattttaaaaaaaatttttttttaggttctttatttatttttgagaaacagagacagtaggaataggggagggtcagagagagagggagatacagaatgtgaagcaggctccaggttctgagctagctgtcagcacagagcccaacccggggttcaaacccactaaccatgagatcatgacctgagccaaagccggacgcttaaccgactgagccacccaggcaccctggagatGTTTAGTAAGCAGCTGACAACTGCAAGATGAGAAATCACCAGGGAGAATGTAAAGGGAGAGGAAACATAGGGGACATGGACGTATGAAGTCTGGAAGAAAGATTTAGCAAAAAAGACGAAAAAGTGAGGCCATTGAGCCAGATGGAAAAGCAAGAGCATATGGGGTCCCAGATACCAAAGAAGGGGTTCAGTGGGAGCAAGGTGGCCAACTGTGCCATATGCTGTTGACAAGCCCAACAAAATGAGAACTGGGAACTGACCACTAGATTTAGGAACAGAGAAGTTACTGGGATCCTGACAGGAGTAGTGCTGGGGAGAAAAACCTGCCTGGAGTGGTTTCCAGAAACAGCAGAGAACAGCAAGTAGACAGGTTTTTGACTTCTTGTTcggaagaaaaaacaacaaaccaaggAGGCTGAATTGAAAGAGGGGAGCACGGGGCAAGGCtggttttaaaagagaaaattccgCAGCACGTGTGTAAGCCGATGAACGTGCACACAGGAAGACTGGAGGTGCAGTAGAAAGAGGGGCTGATTCAGGGCAAAATTCGAGACTGGAGATGGGGCGTTCCAGGGCAAAAGTCAAGAAGCCAAGGGGCCGAAGCTCCGCCGAGGCGGTAGGAGGGCCGCAATCAGGAGCACCGACGGTATGTTAGAACCAAGGAGCCCGGGAGACATCGTCGGCTGTGGAGTAATAAAAGTCAGAGGCTTCCGGGACGAAGCGACATTTAAGAGTGGTTCTGAGAACCAGCtcggagagaaggaagagggccGGCGCGGAATGCGGGGCAGGTGGGCACTGAAGCCGAGCGGGGTCCCGGTCCCGGCTGCGGTTCAACTTACATCTTGTCCTTCTGATGCTGCCGTTTCCCCATGGCGGCGGCAGTGGTGGCAGTGTCAGGACCAGTGAGTGCGGAAAAACGACAGCAAACAATCTAGATCCCGACTTCTCGGCCAAGTTCCCTAACTACTTCCGGCTCCCGCGGACCCGCCCCGGAAGCGGGCGCAGGGCGTGAGGGAACGCTGGCGCCCGGGGCCAAGTGCGCATGCCCAGCCGATGCAGCCCAGTCCTTGGGCACCTGAGCAGAATTCCAAGTAGGGTTTGTTACCTGCTGGGGCATGAGGACCTTGAAGCCCCACTTCCTCGGGCGGACAGGGAAGGCTCTCTCTAGACCTTTCCTCTTAACCATCCAGCCCTGGCTACATGCCATCCCCGCTCAAGCCTGTGCAGATCTGACCTGGGCTTTCAGATCTTTAAACAAGTCCACCTGGAACCTAAAGTCTCCCCAGCCTCGGCCTCatgtctgcttccttccacaGTAGACGTCTCCAAAGCCACGTCCACATTCGCTGTCTACCCGTTCTTCCACTCAGACCCTACCACACCCAGGCCCTTTCCTTGGGAGGCTTAGGGGCAAGTGGCCGTGGCCATTACGCCCGAAAGGCCAAAGCCTCACTTATCTCTTCTTGCGGATCCCTCCCTCATCCAGACCACTGTGTTTGTGTGCCCCAGCCTAAGCCCTGAGCCTCCGTCTACACCCAAGCACCGGGTGATCCTTCCCAGTCTTATGGGTTTAAATACCACTTGTATCTCTTGACTCTCATCATTAAATGGCCAACACTCCGGATTCCTGACCTCCATTTTAGGTACCACtcatctcaaatttaacatgtcTGGTCAAAACAGAATTCTCCACTGCCTCTCACCCTCACCCATGGGCTCCCTTCTCCTCAACTGTACCACTATCTAGTCACCCAAAGCCAGTGGCCCTTGTCCTTTCTCATCTCATGACTGCCTCCTTCTCTTTAAGTTTCAAcgtgtcacctcctcagagagaccTTCCCTAACCACCCACTGCATACATGTCCAGCTCAGCTTCCTTAGGGCCTATCACAACTTATAACCCTATTATTAATTTGATGCACTGGTTACACATacagtctcacacacacacacacacacacacacacacacacacacacacacacacaaagggtaGGATGTAAGCTCCTTAAGAGCAGGGACACCAACCACTTGGTTTACTATCTCCAGCCCCTAGCAAGGTGTGGTACATATTAAAGGGTTCAACAAGTATCTGTTACCATCCAGTAGTCAGTAAGCATTTTGTGAGGACTAATGTCTCAAATGCAGGTTTGACTCTAAGGCTGGTGTGTGAAGCAACAATAAGAGTCACATCTCTGAAATTCCTTAGGGAAGTGCCAAGATGGAAACTAACATGCCAGCTTATTTCCCTCCAGGGAGGGAACAAATCACTGTTTCCTAACCCTGCACCCAGATAAGGCTTGAGTTTAGGTGTAGGGAAAAATGATAGAATTGTAATTCAGTGAGGTCAAGTGAGGCTCAAAGAGGCCACAGAGTCACTGTAGCAGTCTCCCATCTCCTTGCTCATTTCTCTTTCAAAGTGCCATGGCTGAATTCCCATGTTAGAGTACAAGCAAGGGGACTTCACAGTAGCACGGACCTGACCAATAACTGTATGCAGGCTCAGACCAAAGGGCCTCTGGCTTGCACAACTCTGACAACCTCTTCTGGCAGGAGGAAGCCCAAGGGACTGTACAGCCTCTAGGGAGCCTAACACAAGTAAGGCACCTCCATGGGAACTTTATTCATTGCTCTAGCCATGGTCTATAGGAGAGAGGCTATGGATCCCTCTTGTGGGGCACAGACTCAATACTGCTAGGGTCGTTCTCAGAGTCATCTTTGGGTCTCGGCAGAGGCTGGAACTTGAGCAAGACAGGCGGGGAGAAGATGGAAGCCTTCACAGGAGGGGCTGGTGTCTCCTCGGTGTTGGGGGAGCCACTACAGGCCAAGGTCCTGTGCAGAAGACAGCCAAGACATGTCCATGAGGTGAGATACCAGCACACAGAGCCATCAGAAGTATACATGACAAAACTTAAGGCTATGGGATGGCCTTcaatacatttctatttccaGAATGCTCTCCCATGGATGTTTCATTCCAGGCTATTCATCACAGCAATACTGCTGATAATGAAAGCCTAGAAACAATCAAACATCCATCAGTGAGTGGCTAAAGGAACCATGGATGCCATGCAGCAGACCGCATGCCATGCAGCTGTTTAAGCCCTGGTGATGGCCCAGCCCTGATGCCGGCCCCACAGTTCTGTGAGGATCTGATGATGCAACAATGCCTTGCTTCTACAGTTTGCTTCATAACAACACTGCACAAGTGTTTCGAACAACCCCTTCCCCGACACCCTGCAGTCGGTCACCTTCCTACTCTCCCATCCTACCAGGAAGTAGGACGATCTGATTGGATATCCTATTGCTTCTGCTTACACATAATTCATGAATCTACATAACCAGGTTTAACCGTGTCCACAATTTTATGTCTGCATAATGTTCCATAATCTCGTGAATGCACACTTAAGCTGTTTgcactttttctcctttaatttttttttaactttttaaatgttttatttattttgatacaaagagagagacagagcatgagaggggcaggggcagagagagaaggaaacacagaaccggaagcaggctccaggctctgagctagctgtcagcacagagcctgacgcggggctcgaacccacgaacgtgagatctgacctgagccgaagtcggaggcttaaccgactaagccacccaggcgcccctttttctccttttaaatgaCACTGCCATAAACACTTTTGCACACAATCGCTTTGTTCTTTCCCTTAATTATCTCCTTGAGGCTGGTTCCCAGAATTGAAAATACCAGAGCAAAGACTATGAAAACGTCTATGGCTCCTGATATATTCTGataaactgccttttaaaaagacTAACCTTAAACTTTTGTaattcaaaaacacaagaaaataagaagataTCCCACATAATGGGAAGATATATTTGCAGATCCTACGTCTGATAACAGACTTGAGtctttggcagttcctcaaaatatatttaccatatgacccagcaatcccactcctaaAGACTATTCccaagaaggggcgcctgggtggctcagttggttaatggtccaactctagatttgggctcaggtcatgacctcacagttttgagttcgagccccagtttGGGctctgcatagagcctgcttgagactctccctgtctctatctgcccctccattgcttgcactctatctttctcaaaaataaaaaatatataaaataaaaaaataaagggccacctgggtggggctcagtcagtgaagcgtccgtcttcagctcaggtcatgagctcatggtttgtgagtttgagccccatgttgggctctgtgctgacaggtcagaacctggagcctcctttggattctgtgtctcccccctctctcttcccttcccatgctcattctctgtctctctctgtctctcaataataaattgaaaaaaacattaaaaatttatgaaaatgaaaaataaagtgtacccaagaaaactgaaaactatgTCCTCATAGAAACTTGCATAGAAATGTTCATAACAGTATTACTAATCagagccaaaaaatggaaacaacctaaatgtccatcgactcaTGAGTTGACAGATAAAATGTGGCAAATCTACACAATAGAATACTGTTCAACCATAAAATAAGTCAACACagagaatgtacaacaccaaaagGGAACCCCAGTATAAGCTATGGACTTTTGGGTGATgctgatgtgtcaatgtaggctcATCAGTTGTTAACAAACGCACCACTCTGATGGGGGATGTGGACAATAAGGGAGGGTATGCACATGTAGGGGCAGGAGACATGGAGGAAgcttctgtaccttcctctcaattttgttgtgaacctaaaactgctctaaaaatattaagccttggggtgcctgggtggctcagtcggttgagcctccgacttcagctcaggtcagatctcacattcgtgggttcgagtcccacgtcatgctctgtgctgacagttagctcagagcctggagcctgcttctggttctgtgtctccttctctctctgaccctcccactctcatgctctatctgtctctgtaccaaaaataaataaaacatttaaataaaaatattaagccttaaaaaagcaatttaaaaaaacaggaaattcaGTACTGACACATGCTAGACCATGGATGAACCTCGTAAatgttgtgctaagtgaaagcagccagTCACCAGAGACCATGTTATTGTAtagtttcatttatatgaaatgtcccgGATACGCAAATCCACAGAGAAAGTAGGTTAATGGTTGCCTCGGGCTGGGAGAGAAAGGAACTGGGGGTGACTGCTAAGTGGTgctagggtttcttttttcttttttgttattgtagtaaaatatacacataatttaCTATTTTCACCATTTCTATGTGTACCACTCAGTGGCATTAGACGCATTCATtgttgtgtgaccatcaccaTTATCTATTTCCAGGACTTTTTCCCAATCAGAAACTGTACAAATTAGGCAACAACTCATCTCCTTCTCCAAAGCCCTGGTAACTTCTCATCTACTTTGTCTTTAGAactttgcctattctagatactTCATGTAATGGCAACCAGACAATAATCCGTCCTTTGTGCAGGCTTATCTCACTTATTTCaacattctattgtatggatagaccacattttgttcatcttgTGTACACTTggcttattttctccttttagccACTGTCAATACTGGAGCCGTGAACGTTCATATACAAGTATCTGAGTCTCCACTGCAATTCTCTCAGGCACATACGtgggagtggaattactgggccATGTAGTAATTCTATATTTAGCTTTTTGAAGAACCACCATACCCTTTCTCCAGTGGCTTCACccttttacattcccaccagccacaCACTAGACATTCCAATTTCCCACATCCTCAACATTTATCATTGTCTCtgtaagttgtttattttttaaagtttatttatttatttattttgaaggtgtgaaggggcagagagagagagagagaatcccaagcaggccctgcactgttagCTTCCACCTAACCTTCAAATGGAAATGACTaatccagggggcgcctgggtggctcagtcagttaagcgcctgacttcggctcaggtcatgatctcacggttcgtgggtttgaaccccgcattgggctccgtgctgacagctagctcatagcctagagcctgtcttcggattctgtgtctccctctctctctctgaccctcccctgctcacactatctctctctctttcaaaactaagtaaaacattttaaaaaattaaaataataaagccattTTACAGTATTTTCACAGCAAAAATGAGTCTCTACCTACAGCCTCGGTAGCACAGGATTCTCTTTACTTTGAGCTTCTTGACAGGTGTATAACATACATGCTCACAACTTTAATGTGTACCTCTTTCCTTACTAAAAATGCccaaaaattttcaaagatttgCTTACTCTTTGGGTGTCTTCTTAGATAAACTTTCTGTCAACTAAATTTAGAATCAGCTTTACACAACTGTGTAGGTTTCTTACAAAAGAAGCCATTTGAATTCTCACTCATTGCTAGCGGAATACACAACGGTACAGCCATGTTGGTAGTttcttcaaaactaaacatattatCATATATGATCCAGCAGTCATGCTCTTTGGTGAATGAGCTGAAACCTTATGTCTGTAAAAAACCTGCACAGCAATGtgtacagcagctttattcataataaccagaATTGGGAATCAGTCTTttggtaggtgaatggataaataaaccacagtacatccagacaatggaatgttatttggtGCCAAAAATAAaggagctatcaagccatgaaaagacacggGGGCAACTTAAAAGTGAGTATTACTAAGTGAAGAAGGCCAATCCGGAAAGGCCACATACCGTAGGACTCCaagtatatgacattctggaaaaggctaaactgtggagacaataaaaagatcagtagtgGTTGTCAGGGGTTAGAAGACAGGGAGGGATGAATAGCCGGAGCACAGAGGATTCTGAGGGCAATGAAGCTATTCTGTATGATCCTATGATGGTGGATacgtgtcattatacatttgtccaaacccatagactgtACCCCACCAAGAGTGAGCCCAAACATATGGCCTCTGGGCGATAACGATGTGGCAATGTAGGTGCATCAGTTTAAGGCGGGGAATGTTGATGGTGGCAGTGTCTGTACCTGTGGGAGGACAGGGGATGAATGGAAACTCTCAGTACTTTGTCagtttgctgtgaatctaaaactcctttaaaaaacagtgtttttttaaagtcatctgaAGCAATGAAGCAGCctgtttaaatatatactttgaaaCAACACTCCATGGAATGACATGGGAAATACTTAACTACACCGTAAATGGAAAAAACAGGTgagtcaaaaataaacaaccatattcaatgaaatccctGCTTTGCAAGACACGTGTCTATAAACCTTACGGCTGCCCACAGGTGGCAGAATTGTTTCCAGTGGGTCTCTGAGCTGCTTGTTTCTGATTCTTGCCATTACAAACACTAGGAAGGGGGAGTGACTTTTCCAGCACACTATTACATTAGGGTCCTTTCatgaaatgcaaatgattttCTGGCTCCTGTGCAGGCTGCCATGGTCCCATCAAGTCAGGCAAGCCAGGACGGTGTCCAGCCCCAGAGAGACTCAGAAGCATGCTTACCCAGGGTAGCCAGGGCAATGGAGCTGGTGTGCATGGTTTCCAGCCAGGTACGAGAAATGGAAGCCTCCGGGGTTGAGGACCAAGGGGGTCAGATCAACCATGTGGCTGCAAGACAGGGTGGAGAAGGGGAACATCAGCTCTGGGCTCCTCCCAGGGAGGCCTTCCCCAGCCTCACTGCACATGTCAATGCCATGGGCACAGAGACTCCCCTTCACAAAGCAGACCCCTGAGCCTCGattccttctctataaaatgggaatagcaaTCCCTCAGGATTGCAGGGAGGATTAACAAGGTAGGGAAGAAATGGCAACTGAGCGTTGGTAcacaaaaatctccccaaaacatTCCCTTTTTCATTTGCCCCAAGCTTAAGTTCCTTCCACCTCTTTGGGTTTGATGACAGGACGGCCCAGTTTTTCACTTCGGATCTTGTAACTTCCACCTTCTCCATCTGCAGTacagaaagaaaatcttaggACAAGTTTGGGGGCCTCGCTGAGAAGAAGAACATCTTATACAGGAACTAGGGGAAGTGTGTGACTATCCATTTGGCGAATACGTCAGGGTCATCCTCAGTGCCCACCTCGAGCTTGGCAttagggggacagaggatgggtgggggctgggagctgaCAGAGGTTGGGGGTCTGCCTGGAGTACAGGGTAAGAGTAAGGGTCAGCAGGGGCAGGCAGATAGAAAGGAAGGCACACTGCAGAGGCACCTACAGAGTGGCAAGGAGAACCCCACCTGCGAGGCAAGGCAGGTGTAAGATGGAGACATTAGGGGGCAGCCATGGTTTTCCACCTATCCTTTGGGCACCCCAAAATTCTACCGTTTTGGGGAATGCCTTGCTCAGCTGAGGCAGAGCAGGTAAAACTCTGTGCCTCTAATGCTTCAACAAGACCAGACCCCCTTTCATCGGCTTTATCTGTCACCATTCCACCCCAGGTATTGCCTGCAGATAGAATTCTGCTGCTTAAAAACAAAGTTGTGAGAGCCAATGCTATGGGCCCAGGAGAACCACTGGGGCAGAGACTGCCCCTCCTGGGACCACATGGAGTGGGGGATGCACTCACTGACCGTCTTCCTGGGCAGTGGAGGGAAGGGGCCAAAGACCCTAGGCATAGGGTAGACAGGGGGTGATGAGGCCACCATGGAGGCCATAGTAGTAGCAGTGGATGGCAGCGGTGGAGGTGGCAGCACAATCGGTGGCAGGCAAGGGGAGGTGGACCGGTTTCGCAAGAGGATGGGTTCTGGTTTCTTCagttttggctttcttttcttcttcttggcATCTGTGACCAAAGGGACAAGTGAGTGCCAACCCCACAGCCAGAACAGGATAGAGTGGGGGCCAAAACAGTGGTGTAGGGTCTTCACAAGGTTCCTCCTCCAAAGGGGACCACATAATAATGCCTAGAGCCACTGTTGACAGGCACCAATGTGTACCATCTCATCAGTCCCAACTATTCTGTGGAGAAAGGGTATTTTTATCTCTCCCTTACAGCTAGAACTGGAAGCTCCAACTGTACAAGGCACAGGCAGGATCCATACCCCAACTGTCTGACTCCAAGGCCAGAATTGCAGGGGAAGTGACCATCAAAGAGGGCTTGGCTTGTCCCAGGCAAGTCAGTCCACCACCTACCCCCAAGCACTGTGGAAAGCTCCTGAGGCTGCCAGAACCTTCATGGGGTATCCAGACCCTGGACAGTAAGCTCATCAATTACATCCAGCCCAAGGGCCATTCTCGGGGTGTGCAAAAGCCCCTTTTTCTATAAGGAAACCCATATGTACAAGGTCTTACAGAGGTGGGCTCAGGGAGGGAATCTTTGAGAAGCAGGACCTTCCAGGCCTACCCCTCTCCTCTTTCCATGTTAGGTTTTCTTCCTGTATTCAACAAGTCTGGCTATTTCTACTACTCATAGTTACAGGACACCAGCAAAGTGTGTGCAACCCATTAGAACGGCTCTTTTAGAATGATGATCACCACCACCAAA
Encoded proteins:
- the LOC115278427 gene encoding uncharacterized protein LOC115278427 isoform X3 encodes the protein MEVLDEFDSELPQSVTFCQLISEEDFERQAATYTERALRRLFRSIDHNPALAERAVRKGKLAEYEARGLLSFLWAKFFCAVQGELNCCNSMGALEMHRRLEQLKRRIHRVHLYSQDAKKKKRKPKLKKPEPILLRNRSTSPCLPPIVLPPPPLPSTATTMASMVASSPPVYPMPRVFGPFPPLPRKTMEKVEVTRSEVKNWAVLSSNPKSHMVDLTPLVLNPGGFHFSYLAGNHAHQLHCPGYPGLAFSRMSYTWSPTDLGL
- the LOC115278427 gene encoding uncharacterized protein LOC115278427 isoform X2; this translates as MEVLDEFDSELPQSVTFCQLISEEDFERQAATYTERALRRLFRSIDHNPALAERAAKFFCAVQGELNCCNSMGALEMHRRLEQLKRRIHRVHLYSQDAKKKKRKPKLKKPEPILLRNRSTSPCLPPIVLPPPPLPSTATTMASMVASSPPVYPMPRVFGPFPPLPRKTMEKVEVTRSEVKNWAVLSSNPKSHMVDLTPLVLNPGGFHFSYLAGNHAHQLHCPGYPGTLACSGSPNTEETPAPPVKASIFSPPVLLKFQPLPRPKDDSENDPSSIESVPHKRDP
- the LOC115278427 gene encoding uncharacterized protein LOC115278427 isoform X1, translating into MEVLDEFDSELPQSVTFCQLISEEDFERQAATYTERALRRLFRSIDHNPALAERAVRKGKLAEYEARGLLSFLWAKFFCAVQGELNCCNSMGALEMHRRLEQLKRRIHRVHLYSQDAKKKKRKPKLKKPEPILLRNRSTSPCLPPIVLPPPPLPSTATTMASMVASSPPVYPMPRVFGPFPPLPRKTMEKVEVTRSEVKNWAVLSSNPKSHMVDLTPLVLNPGGFHFSYLAGNHAHQLHCPGYPGTLACSGSPNTEETPAPPVKASIFSPPVLLKFQPLPRPKDDSENDPSSIESVPHKRDP